Proteins encoded within one genomic window of Arachis ipaensis cultivar K30076 chromosome B08, Araip1.1, whole genome shotgun sequence:
- the LOC107613436 gene encoding COP9 signalosome complex subunit 5a isoform X2 translates to MEGSGSSVSASSSAAMAQQTWELENNIIPMDTPPSGADDSIFYYDESLQGEYQREKPWSNDPHYFKRVKVSALALLKMVVHARSGGTIEVMGLMQGKIDGDSIIVMDAFALPVEGTETRVNAQADAYEYSVEYDQTNKRAGRLENVVGWYHSHPGYGCWLSGIDVSTQMLNQQFQEPFLAVVIDPTRTVSAGKVEIGAFRTYPEGYKPPDDPISEYQTIPLNKIEDFGVHCKQYYSLDITYFKSSLDSHLLDLLWNKYWVNTLSSSPLLGNGDYVAGQISDLAEKLEQAETQLAHARFGPLLAPAPRKKEEESPLAKITRDGAKITVEQVHGLMSQVIKDILFNSVQSSRSRTETSGPEPMIES, encoded by the exons ATGGAAGGTTCTGGAAGCAGCGTTTCGGCGTCATCATCGGCAGCGATGGCGCAACAAACATGGGAGCTGGAAAACAACATAATACCCATGGACACACCACCTTCCGGCGCCGACGACTCCATCTTCTACTACGACGAGTCACTCCAAGGAGAGTACCAGCGCGAAAAGCCATGGTCCAACGACCCTCACTACTTCAAGCGCGTCAAGGTTTCCGCTCTCGCGTTACTCAAGATGGTTGTTCACGCGCGTTCTGGCGGCACCATCGAGGTCATGGGTCTCATGCAAGGCAAGATCGACGGTGACTCTATCATCGTCATGGATGCTTTTGCTTTGCCCGTTGAGGGAACCGAAACGCGTGTCAATGCCCAAGCTGATGCGTATGAGTACAGTGTTGAGTATGATCAGACCAACAAGCGT GCTGGGAGATTGGAAAATGTTGTTGGGTGGTATCACTCTCACCCTGGTTATGGGTGCTGGCTTTCTGGTATAGATGTGTCGACACAGATGCTCAATCAGCAGTTTCAGGAGCCCTTTCTGGCTGTTGTTATTGACCCCACTAGGACTGTTTCTGCTGGGAAAGTTGAGATTGGGGCCTTCAGGACATACCCTGAAGGGTATAAGCCTCCTGATGATCCTATTTCCGAGTACCAAACCATACCCCTCAATAAGATTGAAGACTTTGGTGTCCATTGTAAACAG TATTATTCGTTGGATATCACTTACTTTAAGTCTTCTCTTGATTCACACCTCTTGGATCTGCTATGGAACAAATATTGGGTGAATACGCTTTCTTCTTCCCCCCTATTGGGTAATGGGGACTATGTTGCTGGTCAAATCTCAGATTTAG CTGAAAAATTagaacaagcagagactcaattGGCGCATGCACGCTTTGGACCATTATTAGCACCTGCTCCGAGAAAGAAAGAA GAAGAGTCTCCGCTCGCTAAGATTACTCGTGATGGTGCAAAAATTACTGTGGAGCAAGTGCATGGACTAATGTCACAG GTAATCAAGGATATTCTATTCAACTCTGTTCAATCAAGTAGGTCTCGCACAGAAACATCTGGCCCTGAGCCCATGATTGAAAGTTGA
- the LOC107612808 gene encoding plasma membrane ATPase 4 yields the protein MGGISLEEIKNENVDLEHIPVDEVFEQLKCSREGLSQDEGASRLQVFGPNKLEEKKESKFLKFLGFMWNPLSWVMEAAAIMAIALANGGGRPPDWQDFVGIIALLFINSTISFIEENNAGNAAAALMAGLAPKTKVLRDGRWTEQDAAILVPGDIISIKLGDIIPADARLLEGDALSVDQSALTGESLPVTKNPHDEVFSGSTVKKGEIEAVVIATGVHTFFGKAAHLVDSTNQVGHFQKVLTAIGNFCICSIAVGIAIELIVMYPIQHRKYRDGIDNLLVLLIGGIPIAMPTVLSVTMAIGSHRLSQQGAITKRMTAIEEMAGMDVLCSDKTGTLTLNKLTVDKNLIEVFAKGVEKDHVILLAARASRTENQDAIDAAIVGMLADPKEARAGIREVHFFPFNPVDKRTALTYIDSDGNWHRSSKGAPEQILNLCNCKEDVRRKAHATIDKFAERGLRSLGVARQEVPEKSKDAPGAPWQFVALLPLFDPPRHDSAETITRALNLGVNVKMITGDQLAIAKETGRRLGMGTNMYPSSSLLGQSKDAAVSALPVDELIEKADGFAGVFPEHKYEIVKRLQDRKHICGMTGDGVNDAPALKRADIGIAVADATDAARSASDIVLTEPGLSVIISAVLTSRAIFQRMKNYTIYAVSITIRIVFGFMFIALIWKFDFAPFMVLIIAILNDGTIMTISKDRVKPSPQPDSWKLKEIFATGVVLGSYLALMTVVFFWLMKDTDFFSDKFGVRSLRHSPAEMMAALYLQVSIISQALIFVTRSRSWSYVERPGLLLLGAFMIAQLVATALAVYANWSFARIKGMGWGWAGVIWLYSLVTYVPLDLLKFAIRYALSGKAWDNLLENKTAFTTKKDYGKEEREAQWAAAQRTLHGLQPPETTNLFNDKNSYRELSEIAEQAKRRAEVARLRELHTLKGHVESVVKLKGLDIDTIQQHYTV from the exons ATGGGCGGAATCAGCCTTGAGGAGATCAAGAACGAGAACGTCGATCTG GAACATATTCCAGTAGACGAAGTGTTTGAGCAGCTGAAATGTTCCAGAGAAGGTTTATCACAGGACGAAGGAGCCAGCAGGCTTCAAGTCTTTGGACCAAACAAATTGGAAGAGAAAAAG GAAAGCAAGTTTCTtaagttcttgggttttatgtGGAATCCATTATCATGGGTCATGGAAGCTGCTGCCATTATGGCCATTGCTCTTGCAAATGGTGGTGGAAGGCCACCGGATTGGCAGGATTTTGTTGGTATCATTGCTCTCTTGTTCATTAACTCTACAATCAGTTTCATTGAGGAAAACAATGCTGGGAATGCAGCTGCTGCACTCATGGCTGGTTTAGCCCCCAAAACCAAG GTTCTGAGAGATGGCAGATGGACTGAACAAGATGCCGCTATTTTGGTCCCAGGAGACATAATCAGCATCAAATTGGGAGATATCATCCCGGCCGATGCGCGTCTTCTGGAGGGTGATGCTCTGAGTGTTGATCAGTCTGCTTTAACCGGAGAATCTCTTCCGGTGACAAAGAATCCTCATGATGAAGTGTTTTCCGGGTCAACTGTTAAGAAGGGTGAGATTGAAGCAGTTGTGATTGCCACTGGTGTCCACACCTTCTTTGGTAAAGCAGCTCATCTTGTTGACAGCACCAATCAAGTTGGTCACTTCCAGAAAGTTCTTACAGCCATTGGTAACTTCTGCATTTGCTCAATTGCTGTTGGGATAGCCATTGAGCTCATAGTCATGTATCCAATTCAGCACAGAAAGTACAGGGATGGGATTGACAACCTGTTGGTTCTCTTGATTGGAGGGATCCCTATTGCCATGCCAACTGTGTTGTCTGTCACTATGGCTATTGGTTCTCACAGGCTTTCCCAGCAAGGTGCAATCACAAAGAGAATGACAGCTATCGAGGAAATGGCGGGTATGGATGTTCTCTGCAGTGACAAAACCGGGACTCTGACACTGAACAAGCTGACTGTTGATAAAAACCTGATTGAGGTTTTTGCAAAGGGTGTTGAGAAGGATCATGTTATCCTTCTTGCTGCAAGGGCTTCTAGGACTGAGAATCAAGATGCTATAGATGCCGCAATTGTTGGTATGCTTGCTGATCCAAAGGAG GCAAGAGCTGGAATCCGAGAGGTCCATTTTTTCCCTTTCAATCCTGTAGACAAGAGAACTGCTCTAACTTACATTGATTCTGATGGAAATTGgcatagatccagcaaaggtgctCCTGAGCAG ATATTGAACCTCTGCAACTGCAAAGAGGATGTGAGGAGAAAGGCTCATGCAACTATTGATAAGTTTGCCGAGCGTGGGCTCCGATCTTTGGGGGTTGCTAGACag GAAGTACCTGAGAAATCAAAAGATGCTCCTGGTGCACCATGGCAATTTGTTGCGCTGCTACCACTGTTTGATCCTCCCAGGCATGATAGCGCTGAAACCATCACAAGAGCCCTGAACCTTGGTGTTAATGTAAAAATGATTACTG GTGATCAGCTTGCTATTGCCAAGGAAACTGGAAGAAGGCTTGGCATGGGAACAAACATGTACCCTTCATCCTCATTGCTTGGTCAAAGCAAGGATGCTGCAGTTTCAGCTCTTCCAGTTGATGAGTTGATTGAGAAAGCTGATGGATTTGCTGGAGTGTTTCCCG AACACAAATATGAAATTGTTAAGAGGCTGCAAGACAGGAAGCATATATGTGGAATGACAGGTGATGGTGTCAACGACGCCCCTGCATTAAAGAGAGCAGATATTGGAATTGCTGTTGCTGATGCTACAGATGCTGCTAGAAGTGCTTCTGATATTGTCCTCACTGAACCTGGTCTTAGTGTCATTATTAGTGCAGTCCTCACCAGCAGGGCAATTTTCCAAAGGATGAAGAACTATACC ATATATGCAGTGTCAATCACCATTCGTATTGTG TTTGGTTTCATGTTTATTGCATTGATTTGGAAGTTTGATTTTGCACCCTTTATGGTATTGATCATTGCCATACTTAATGATG GTACCATTATGACTATATCCAAGGATAGAGTGAAACCATCCCCACAACCTGATAGCTGGAAACTGAAGGAGATATTTGCTACTGGTGTTGTGCTTGGAAGTTACCTGGCACTAATGACAGTAGTATTTTTCTGGCTTATGAAGGACACTGACTTTTTCTCG GACAAGTTTGGTGTAAGGTCTCTGAGACACAGCCCTGCAGAAATGATGGCAGCCCTTTACCTACAAGTCAGTATTATTAGCCAGGCACTGATTTTTGTCACTAGGTCGCGCAGCTGGTCCTATGTTGAAAGACCTGGTCTTCTTCTACTGGGTGCTTTCATGATTGCTCAGCTG GTGGCAACTGCTCTTGCAGTATATGCTAACTGGAGCTTTGCAAGAATCAAGGGAATGGGATGGGGTTGGGCTGGTGTAATCTGGCTCTACAGTTTAGTGACTTATGTGCCTCTTGATTTGCTTAAATTCGCAATCCGCTATGCTCTTAGTGGCAAGGCCTGGGATAATCTTTTGGAAAACAAG ACTGCATTCACCACAAAGAAAGACTATGGCAAAGAAGAGAGAGAGGCACAATGGGCTGCTGCACAGAGAACTCTTCATGGTCTTCAGCCACCAGAAACAACCAATCTTTTCAATGACAAGAATAGCTACAGGGAACTTTCAGAGATTGCTGAGCAAGCAAAAAGACGTGCTGAGGTTGCAAG GCTGAGGGAGCTTCACACTCTAAAGGGTCATGTTGAGTCAGTTGTGAAGCTGAAGGGACTTGACATTGACACAATCCAGCAGCATTACACTGTTTGA
- the LOC107613436 gene encoding COP9 signalosome complex subunit 5a isoform X1, giving the protein MEGSGSSVSASSSAAMAQQTWELENNIIPMDTPPSGADDSIFYYDESLQGEYQREKPWSNDPHYFKRVKVSALALLKMVVHARSGGTIEVMGLMQGKIDGDSIIVMDAFALPVEGTETRVNAQADAYEYSVEYDQTNKRAGRLENVVGWYHSHPGYGCWLSGIDVSTQMLNQQFQEPFLAVVIDPTRTVSAGKVEIGAFRTYPEGYKPPDDPISEYQTIPLNKIEDFGVHCKQYYSLDITYFKSSLDSHLLDLLWNKYWVNTLSSSPLLGNGDYVAGQISDLAEKLEQAETQLAHARFGPLLAPAPRKKEFMRQIKALREESPLAKITRDGAKITVEQVHGLMSQVIKDILFNSVQSSRSRTETSGPEPMIES; this is encoded by the exons ATGGAAGGTTCTGGAAGCAGCGTTTCGGCGTCATCATCGGCAGCGATGGCGCAACAAACATGGGAGCTGGAAAACAACATAATACCCATGGACACACCACCTTCCGGCGCCGACGACTCCATCTTCTACTACGACGAGTCACTCCAAGGAGAGTACCAGCGCGAAAAGCCATGGTCCAACGACCCTCACTACTTCAAGCGCGTCAAGGTTTCCGCTCTCGCGTTACTCAAGATGGTTGTTCACGCGCGTTCTGGCGGCACCATCGAGGTCATGGGTCTCATGCAAGGCAAGATCGACGGTGACTCTATCATCGTCATGGATGCTTTTGCTTTGCCCGTTGAGGGAACCGAAACGCGTGTCAATGCCCAAGCTGATGCGTATGAGTACAGTGTTGAGTATGATCAGACCAACAAGCGT GCTGGGAGATTGGAAAATGTTGTTGGGTGGTATCACTCTCACCCTGGTTATGGGTGCTGGCTTTCTGGTATAGATGTGTCGACACAGATGCTCAATCAGCAGTTTCAGGAGCCCTTTCTGGCTGTTGTTATTGACCCCACTAGGACTGTTTCTGCTGGGAAAGTTGAGATTGGGGCCTTCAGGACATACCCTGAAGGGTATAAGCCTCCTGATGATCCTATTTCCGAGTACCAAACCATACCCCTCAATAAGATTGAAGACTTTGGTGTCCATTGTAAACAG TATTATTCGTTGGATATCACTTACTTTAAGTCTTCTCTTGATTCACACCTCTTGGATCTGCTATGGAACAAATATTGGGTGAATACGCTTTCTTCTTCCCCCCTATTGGGTAATGGGGACTATGTTGCTGGTCAAATCTCAGATTTAG CTGAAAAATTagaacaagcagagactcaattGGCGCATGCACGCTTTGGACCATTATTAGCACCTGCTCCGAGAAAGAAAGAA TTCATGCGACAAATTAAGGCTttaagg GAAGAGTCTCCGCTCGCTAAGATTACTCGTGATGGTGCAAAAATTACTGTGGAGCAAGTGCATGGACTAATGTCACAG GTAATCAAGGATATTCTATTCAACTCTGTTCAATCAAGTAGGTCTCGCACAGAAACATCTGGCCCTGAGCCCATGATTGAAAGTTGA